One segment of Trypanosoma brucei brucei TREU927 chromosome 8, complete sequence DNA contains the following:
- a CDS encoding translation initiation factor IF-2, putative (similar to SP|P55875| Translation initiation factor IF-2 [Stigmatella aurantiaca].) translates to MRHTRFFQKRPCNAFYSLPSVMDVTSFVGFVRSCTNRLANFCEEDFLARNSSARCKSFDCNTRGKVREDLAPLLNLREKEVERAVWEEYGLRNERLATCIVPYQIATNIILKRLPDYVRRESAMELKREELRISRDATGFGSNRFIQWVEKDVYVSTGIDYLKRLHPRTFTRVPVIAVMGHTQHGKTTFLDTLQETNLRGEESRGSTQCLRAFTVPYIEGRRPTVTLLDTPGERTFTETRLHAQNVADFIALVVSVVDGVGSQTYETIKVALNVDNPVVVVLNKMDLFSNARKAAEAVSKTLIDLRGAGLNVTLVRSHRDLERLRADQSATEVLTDACDGAANLLQLFAPMKTIDHTYRGSRKNPCVDLSRSCVGVCVSAKGDRNIDLFWSVVELMTSAFPPKCMSRAADYTSHCCSIQGVVLESSKHLFDEEGFRTKKGVQDIVKRKDMTSRKQQSRFERNSVSVRINSSVNAVRNKMNSNNPTSSNCLVLTVVVREGCITKGMPFIVDQSKGYVDYMVDAYGNFVDRALPGTAVTLVDAHSTSGCPGAGTHVLSIPSVGERDRIFGYRRLLQWFVECFPSKLHLLRPRGMDVSFPHLGDYGQLKDTTSLEYQLLYGHAPKTHSPQLEVSENAKEHLPSVSHLGVRSIAEYMLEKNAEGESDKGRLPSQTASHVGVMSVGSKLHVERMWSQLQLESQPQSQEAYDEFVNSCIQVGVVFKVDSWHSARMLHREASKLGTRRIVFQVVGMRFGELLVDDVLFFGRAMKIVVCYRTPIGASAELDQYIEANDTWVLQTDDVSDIVSFLKWCAVALHKEHAADEFGSLGGASGSSYMLLSKDTSKGGRNTINGEGRRRRQLLLTPST, encoded by the coding sequence ATGCGTCACACTCGTTTTTTTCAGAAGAGGCCATGCAATGCATTTTACTCACTTCCTTCGGTTATGGACGTAACCTCCTTTGTTGGTTTTGTTCGTTCTTGCACAAACAGGCTTGCAAATTTCTGCGAAGAAGACTTTCTCGCGAGGAACAGTTCCGCCCGCTGCAAGTCTTTTGACTGCAACACTCGTGGCAAAGTTCGAGAAGACTTGGCTCCACTGCTTAACTTGCGGGAAAAGGAAGTTGAGCGCGCTGTCTGGGAAGAGTATGGTCTCCGGAACGAACGCCTTGCCACGTGTATTGTACCATACCAGATTGCTACGAACATTATACTGAAGAGACTTCCCGATTATGTGCGAAGGGAATCGGCAATGGAGCTGAAAAGAGAGGAGCTCCGAATTTCCCGTGACGCCACTGGATTTGGGAGCAATCGATTCATTCAGTGGGTTGAAAAAGATGTGTACGTCTCTACCGGTATTGATTATCTCAAACGTTTGCATCCACGTACGTTTACTCGAGTTCCGGTAATCGCAGTTATGGGTCACACCCAGCATGGAAAAACTACCTTCCTTGATACTTTACAAGAGACCAACTTACGCGGCGAAGAGTCTAGGGGATCGACCCAGTGTCTAAGGGCCTTTACGGTTCCGTATATTGAGGGACGCCGCCCGACGGTTACTTTACTGGATACACCGGGTGAGCGTACATTTACTGAAACGCGTCTACACGCGCAAAATGTTGCCGATTTTATCGCTTTAGTAGTATCGGTGGTTGATGGCGTTGGAAGCCAGACCTACGAAACCATTAAGGTAGCGTTAAACGTTGATAACCCTGTCGTTGTCGTGCTCAATAAAATGGATTTATTTTCGAACGCTCGGAAAGCTGCTGAAGCCGTGTCCAAGACCCTTATCGATCTTCGAGGGGCTGGTTTGAATGTTACGCTAGTTCGAAGCCACAGGGACCTGGAGAGACTTCGCGCTGACCAATCCGCGACCGAAGTATTAACTGACGCGTGCGATGGCGCTGCAAATCTTCTTCAATTATTTGCTCCCATGAAGACTATTGACCATACTTACCGAGGTAGTAGGAAAAATCCCTGTGTTGACTTAAGCCGTAGCTGTGTTGGGGTGTGCGTTTCGGCCAAGGGCGACAGGAATATCGATCTTTTTTGGTCTGTTGTGGAGCTTATGACATCCGCATTTCCGCCAAAATGTATGAGCCGGGCGGCGGATTATACTTCGCATTGCTGTTCAATTCAAGGTGTTGTTTTAGAGTCGTCGAAACACCTCTTTGACGAGGAAGGGTtcagaacaaaaaagggtgTTCAGGATATCGTAAAGAGGAAGGATATGACTTCCAGAAAACAGCAATCTCGCTTTGAGCGGAACAGCGTGTCCGTACGTATCAACTCTTCCGTCAATGCTGTCCGTAATAAAATGAACAGTAATAACCCTACCAGTTCAAATTGCCTTGTGCTAACTGTTGTCGTCAGGGAGGGATGCATCACAAAGGGGATGCCCTTTATTGTCGATCAGTCCAAGGGATACGTGGACTATATGGTGGATGCCTACGGCAATTTTGTAGATCGAGCGTTGCCAGGAACGGCAGTCACCCTCGTTGATGCGCACAGTACCAGTGGTTGTCCGGGGGCGGGAACCCACGTCCTCTCAATTCCGTCAGTAGGTGAGAGGGACCGTATATTCGGTTACCGACGCTTACTCCAATGGTTTGTGGAATGTTTCCCCAGCAAATTACATCTTCTTCGCCCCCGGGGAATGGACGTATCCTTTCCTCATTTGGGTGATTATGGCCAACTGAAAGATACCACTTCTTTGGAATACCAACTGCTTTATGGGCATGCGCCGAAGACACATTCACCGCAATTAGAAGTATCGGAAAATGCAAAAGAGCACTTGCCATCTGTTTCTCATCTCGGCGTAAGGAGCATCGCTGAATATATGTTGGAAAAAAATGCGGAGGGCGAGAGTGATAAGGGTAGGTTGCCATCACAGACGGCATCCCATGTTGGGGTCATGAGCGTTGGTTCTAAGCTTCATGTTGAGCGTATGTGGTCGCAATTACAGCTGGAGTCCCAACCCCAGTCTCAGGAAGCATACGATGAGTTCGTTAACAGTTGTATTCAAGTGGGTGTTGTCTTTAAGGTTGATTCGTGGCACAGCGCAAGAATGCTTCATCGGGAAGCCTCGAAGTTAGGTACTCGAAGGATTGTATTCCAAGTTGTGGGAATGCGGTTTGGGGAACTGCTGGTTGAtgacgttttgttttttggccGCGCAATGAAGATTGTGGTTTGTTACCGAACTCCTATCGGTGCGTCTGCCGAACTTGATCAGTACATCGAGGCCAATGACACATGGGTATTGCAAACGGATGACGTATCGGACATCGTTTCCTTCCTCAAGTGGTGTGCGGTAGCACTTCACAAGGAGCATGCAGCGGATGAATTCGGCAGTTTGGGGGGAGCAAGTGGTAGCAGCTACATGCTGCTTTCAAAAGATACCTCTAAGGGGGGGCGCAACACGATTAACGGTGAAGGAAGGCGCCGTCGACAACTTCTACTAACACCTTCCACATAA